From the genome of Streptacidiphilus rugosus AM-16, one region includes:
- a CDS encoding aminotransferase-like domain-containing protein has translation MTALQAVRLLGDWVDGRPAYVALASAFRALITDDRLPVGTRIPSERSLATHCGISRNTVTAAFGLLRAEGYLEGARGAGSVTAFPGEARRPRPAPAERPAGAAAGARIDLATDTTPDPGPLLTDAVHHAAAQLGGHPADAAHSRVGLYELREAIAAHYGRRGLPTTPGEVMITTGAYQGWGLLLRLMARRFEPVLVDSPTDPDALHAIRSIAGRPLPVGLGPQGWDPDLVGSALRQARPVLAYLMPDHHRPTGHLMSDAARRQVVSAARSSATVLVADETLADLTLDGTAAAPLACYGNRGEVVSIGSLSPVLWSGLDLGWIRASATVIGRLARLRGPGDAGNSLVNQLIACRLFESHDALLTERRTVLRTRRDALVEALRALAPDWRFTAPRGGLSLWVDLGERIGSRLAAAASTHHGVDVLSGSRFAVEGSLDGFVRLPYVQPADVLAEGVRNLVRAAAHLRGPQVRESHHQGPRLSHRERELVAA, from the coding sequence TTGACCGCACTCCAGGCCGTCCGACTGCTGGGCGACTGGGTCGACGGGCGACCCGCGTACGTCGCCCTGGCGTCGGCCTTCCGCGCGCTGATCACCGACGACCGGCTGCCCGTCGGCACCCGGATCCCCTCCGAGCGGAGCCTCGCGACGCACTGCGGGATCAGCCGGAACACGGTGACGGCGGCCTTCGGCCTGCTGCGCGCGGAGGGCTACCTTGAGGGCGCGCGGGGAGCCGGGAGCGTCACCGCGTTCCCCGGCGAGGCGCGGCGCCCGCGTCCCGCCCCGGCCGAGCGGCCCGCGGGCGCTGCCGCGGGCGCGCGCATCGACCTCGCCACGGACACGACGCCCGACCCCGGCCCGCTGCTGACCGACGCCGTGCACCACGCCGCCGCGCAGCTGGGCGGCCACCCGGCGGACGCCGCCCACTCCCGGGTGGGCCTGTACGAGCTGCGCGAGGCGATCGCCGCCCACTACGGCCGACGCGGCCTGCCCACGACGCCGGGCGAAGTGATGATCACCACCGGCGCCTACCAGGGCTGGGGGCTGCTGCTGCGCCTGATGGCGCGCCGGTTCGAGCCGGTCCTGGTCGACTCGCCCACCGATCCCGACGCGCTGCACGCCATCCGGTCGATCGCCGGACGGCCGCTCCCCGTCGGCCTCGGCCCCCAGGGGTGGGACCCCGACCTGGTCGGCTCGGCGCTCCGCCAGGCACGGCCGGTGCTGGCGTACCTCATGCCGGACCATCACCGTCCCACCGGCCACCTCATGTCCGACGCCGCCCGACGGCAGGTGGTGTCCGCGGCGCGAAGCTCCGCGACCGTCCTGGTCGCCGACGAGACCCTGGCCGACCTCACCCTGGACGGCACCGCGGCGGCGCCGCTGGCCTGCTACGGCAACCGCGGCGAGGTGGTGAGCATCGGCTCGCTCTCCCCGGTCCTCTGGAGCGGGCTCGACCTCGGCTGGATCCGCGCGTCGGCCACGGTGATCGGCCGGCTGGCCCGCCTGCGAGGGCCGGGCGACGCCGGCAACTCCCTGGTCAACCAACTGATCGCCTGCCGTCTGTTCGAGTCCCACGACGCGCTGCTGACGGAGCGCCGCACCGTGCTGCGCACCCGCAGGGACGCCTTGGTCGAGGCGCTGCGGGCGCTGGCACCCGACTGGCGTTTCACCGCGCCACGCGGCGGGCTGTCCCTGTGGGTGGACCTCGGGGAACGGATCGGCTCGCGGCTCGCGGCCGCGGCCTCGACGCACCACGGCGTCGACGTGCTGTCCGGCTCCCGCTTCGCCGTCGAGGGGTCGCTCGACGGTTTCGTCCGTCTCCCCTACGTGCAGCCCGCCGACGTCCTCGCCGAGGGCGTGCGGAACCTCGTCCGGGCCGCGGCGCACCTTCGGGGACCGCAGGTGCGGGAATCCCACCATCAGGGACCGCGCCTGTCGCACCGGGAGCGGGAGTTGGTCGCCGCATGA
- a CDS encoding SDR family NAD(P)-dependent oxidoreductase: MTGASSGFGRATARRLASQGRPVVAVARRMDRLKELCDEVPDGRVLPLEVDVRDQDAVAEAFALLPDDFADVEVVVNNAGLSRGFGPVQSAAVHQWREMVDTNVMGQLHCLQAVLPHLIASGSGHIVNIGSVAAVYPYTGGNVYAATKAFTHQLSLGLRTDLEGTGVRVTCIAPGMARTGFALVRFDGDQERADALYRDVDPLTAEDIAEAVSWCLAQPARVNVNMIEIMPTSQPFGLGFRSPTTAKG; this comes from the coding sequence GTGACCGGAGCGTCCTCCGGATTCGGACGCGCCACGGCGCGACGCCTGGCGTCGCAGGGACGGCCCGTGGTGGCGGTGGCCCGCAGGATGGACCGCCTCAAGGAACTGTGCGACGAGGTGCCCGACGGGCGGGTGCTGCCCCTGGAGGTGGACGTCCGCGACCAGGACGCGGTCGCCGAGGCGTTCGCCCTGCTCCCCGACGACTTCGCCGACGTGGAGGTCGTCGTGAACAACGCCGGCCTCTCCAGGGGCTTCGGCCCGGTCCAGTCCGCCGCCGTGCACCAGTGGCGCGAGATGGTCGACACCAACGTCATGGGGCAGTTGCACTGCCTGCAGGCGGTGCTGCCGCACCTGATCGCGAGCGGCAGCGGACACATCGTCAACATCGGCTCGGTGGCCGCCGTCTACCCGTACACGGGAGGCAACGTCTACGCCGCCACCAAGGCGTTCACCCACCAACTGAGCCTCGGCCTGCGGACCGACCTGGAGGGCACCGGCGTCCGGGTGACCTGCATCGCGCCCGGCATGGCGCGGACCGGGTTCGCGCTCGTGCGCTTCGACGGCGACCAGGAGCGGGCCGACGCCCTGTACCGGGACGTCGATCCGCTGACCGCCGAGGACATCGCCGAGGCCGTCTCCTGGTGCCTGGCACAACCGGCCCGGGTCAACGTGAACATGATCGAGATCATGCCGACCTCCCAGCCCTTCGGCCTGGGCTTCCGCTCCCCCACCACTGCCAAGGGATAG
- a CDS encoding GNAT family N-acetyltransferase produces MITAAAVLQLSRGGEELLDVAFRPARPEDVDGILDLSAPHVAAGALLPRRRTEYEERVGDFFVLEADGTLVACAGAARCGGRAEIYNFAVHEGLRGRAFGGVLLASLLAELHARAVREVVLFSGTAAGWFERHGFERLDAAGLPAGGAGRTGPARGSVPLGRTTTGGFDAPDVLGRIAGLTVRFARSGTAHRWDPRFDSLLQFADHHGIEVDSRCWAGVCGTCRTSLTRGTVSCHTRPCAELEESEMLLCTATPVSDLVLDL; encoded by the coding sequence ATGATCACCGCGGCAGCGGTCCTGCAGCTCAGCAGGGGCGGAGAGGAACTGCTCGACGTGGCCTTCCGGCCGGCCCGGCCGGAGGACGTGGACGGGATCCTGGACCTGTCCGCGCCCCACGTCGCCGCCGGTGCCCTCCTTCCGCGCCGCCGGACCGAGTACGAGGAGCGGGTGGGTGACTTCTTCGTCCTGGAGGCCGACGGGACCCTGGTGGCGTGCGCCGGTGCGGCACGCTGCGGCGGTCGCGCCGAGATCTACAACTTCGCCGTCCATGAGGGCCTGCGTGGCCGGGCGTTCGGCGGCGTGCTGCTGGCGAGCCTGCTCGCCGAGCTGCACGCCCGGGCGGTCCGGGAGGTCGTCCTGTTCTCGGGGACGGCGGCAGGCTGGTTCGAGCGCCACGGCTTCGAGCGGCTCGACGCCGCCGGACTTCCGGCAGGCGGCGCCGGGCGCACCGGGCCGGCTCGGGGCTCGGTGCCGCTGGGTCGCACCACCACCGGCGGCTTCGACGCCCCGGACGTCCTGGGCCGGATCGCCGGACTGACGGTCCGCTTCGCGCGCTCGGGTACCGCACACCGCTGGGACCCGCGGTTCGACTCGCTCCTGCAGTTCGCGGACCACCACGGGATCGAGGTCGACTCGCGGTGCTGGGCCGGGGTCTGCGGAACCTGCCGGACGTCGCTGACCCGAGGCACCGTCAGTTGCCACACCCGGCCCTGTGCCGAGCTGGAGGAGAGCGAGATGCTGCTGTGCACCGCCACGCCGGTGAGCGATCTGGTGCTGGACCTGTGA
- the gntA gene encoding guanitoxin biosynthesis heme-dependent pre-guanitoxin N-hydroxylase GntA — MPAHRRATAIARAPEPAAEAVRGSLVEWISSESFSCLGGKASLRRGILTCAELGTMGTGSATAALHAGLRRFVLDGPEGDREDGPAPAENFRSFVALFDGPTDLAEPEFERLLWLQLARLHRLDRREHAWAPGVDIDTESGDFGFSAVGHPFFVVGLHPQASRISRRFCRPALAFNSHHQFRRLKANGSYDGLRRKIRDRELRLQHSINPNLADFGEVSEARQYSGRPVGPAWTCPVSLHDT; from the coding sequence ATGCCCGCGCACCGAAGAGCCACGGCGATCGCGAGAGCGCCGGAGCCGGCGGCGGAGGCCGTCCGCGGATCCCTCGTCGAGTGGATCAGCAGCGAGTCCTTCTCCTGCCTGGGCGGGAAGGCGTCGCTGCGCCGGGGGATCCTCACCTGCGCCGAACTGGGCACGATGGGCACCGGTTCGGCCACGGCGGCCCTGCACGCGGGGCTGCGTCGCTTCGTCCTGGACGGCCCCGAGGGCGACCGCGAGGACGGCCCCGCCCCGGCGGAGAACTTCCGGTCCTTCGTCGCGCTCTTCGACGGACCCACCGATCTCGCCGAGCCGGAGTTCGAGCGCTTGCTGTGGTTGCAGCTCGCGCGGCTGCACCGCCTCGACCGGCGGGAGCACGCGTGGGCCCCGGGCGTCGACATCGACACGGAGTCCGGGGACTTCGGCTTCAGCGCGGTGGGCCATCCGTTCTTCGTCGTGGGCCTGCATCCGCAGGCCTCACGGATCTCCCGACGGTTCTGCCGCCCGGCCCTGGCCTTCAACTCGCACCACCAGTTCAGGCGGCTCAAGGCGAACGGATCGTACGACGGCCTCCGCCGGAAGATCCGGGACCGGGAGCTGCGGCTGCAGCACTCGATCAATCCCAACCTCGCCGACTTCGGTGAGGTCTCCGAGGCCCGGCAGTACTCGGGGCGGCCCGTCGGCCCGGCCTGGACCTGCCCGGTTTCGCTGCACGACACCTGA
- a CDS encoding MFS transporter translates to MNPAVAPGAPTRQATSPRRVPPLRVAAFRSLWTGDAVARLGHQIAQFLLPLLAATALHGTAFEVGAVSAAQFVPVVVLSPAAGSLAGRMPTRTLLVACNLLRGVATAVLAALCLVTGLSFWPLVCVAVVVGSAAVFHDIGYDAAAPRLLSGNQLTAGNGLFEASYSAAQLAGPALAGYGARRLGLTPTASVVTALFLAAIVLFRTVRLPAPAAGGDGTPSGITMRAGLDFVRRNRSLRDLCLQSALFNLHEQAFLTAFMIYGIRSLHLSGGAIGTVLGVGGGAALVGSLVVGRVGPRMHAGAVVCGSLIVAGLSLLAGCVLARFAPAEAVLAVAFVVNGVALAAYNVFALSFRSALPPPQYLGAVTAVYRLVAMAPLPLGALLGGALLDALGGSAALVLVTGSLTLTSLRLLRSPLRRTRTVDAGAERSASEVSPEADR, encoded by the coding sequence ATGAACCCCGCCGTCGCACCCGGCGCACCCACCCGGCAGGCCACCTCGCCGCGCCGGGTACCCCCGCTCCGAGTCGCCGCGTTCCGGAGCCTGTGGACCGGGGACGCCGTCGCGCGCCTGGGCCACCAGATCGCGCAGTTCCTGCTCCCGCTGCTGGCCGCCACCGCGCTGCACGGCACGGCGTTCGAGGTCGGGGCGGTCTCCGCGGCGCAGTTCGTGCCGGTCGTCGTGCTGTCGCCGGCGGCGGGTTCCCTCGCCGGCCGCATGCCCACCCGGACCCTGCTGGTGGCCTGCAACCTGCTGCGCGGCGTCGCGACAGCGGTCCTCGCGGCCCTCTGCCTCGTCACCGGCCTGAGCTTCTGGCCGCTGGTCTGCGTCGCGGTCGTCGTCGGATCCGCCGCGGTGTTCCACGACATCGGCTACGACGCGGCGGCTCCCCGGCTCCTCTCCGGCAACCAGCTGACCGCGGGCAACGGCCTCTTCGAAGCGAGCTACTCGGCGGCGCAGCTGGCGGGACCCGCACTGGCCGGGTACGGAGCACGCCGCCTCGGTCTCACCCCGACGGCCTCGGTGGTCACGGCGCTCTTCCTCGCCGCCATCGTCCTCTTCCGGACCGTGCGCCTCCCGGCTCCCGCCGCAGGCGGCGACGGCACGCCGAGCGGGATCACGATGCGGGCGGGGCTGGACTTCGTGCGCCGTAACAGGTCCCTTCGCGACCTGTGTCTGCAGTCCGCGCTGTTCAACCTCCACGAGCAGGCGTTCCTGACCGCTTTCATGATCTACGGGATCCGGTCCCTGCACCTGTCCGGGGGCGCGATTGGGACGGTGCTCGGGGTCGGCGGCGGCGCGGCCCTGGTCGGCTCACTGGTCGTCGGAAGGGTCGGGCCCCGGATGCACGCAGGAGCGGTGGTCTGCGGATCCCTGATCGTCGCCGGCCTCTCGCTGCTGGCGGGATGCGTGCTGGCCAGGTTCGCTCCGGCCGAGGCCGTGCTGGCGGTGGCCTTCGTCGTCAACGGCGTCGCCCTGGCGGCCTACAACGTGTTCGCGCTGAGCTTCCGTTCGGCCCTTCCCCCGCCGCAGTACCTGGGCGCCGTCACCGCGGTCTACCGGCTGGTCGCGATGGCTCCGCTGCCGCTGGGGGCACTGCTGGGCGGGGCGCTCCTCGACGCGCTGGGCGGCTCGGCCGCCCTGGTGCTGGTCACCGGATCGCTGACGCTCACCTCCCTGCGCCTGCTGCGTTCTCCGCTGCGCCGGACGCGCACCGTGGACGCCGGTGCGGAGCGGTCCGCTTCGGAGGTCAGCCCCGAAGCAGACCGCTGA
- a CDS encoding ScbA/BarX family gamma-butyrolactone biosynthesis protein: protein MRHSLAMLDGPAAACTAGRYEQPVPRGLVHRASVSEVFLTNLHQDRADAFVLSAQWPRGHSYYRSRAGLHDPLLFAETTRQAGLLIGHSGYQVPLGDQFILNGLDFDIADAGLACGSTPTDLLLQARCDNVQRRGQRLVGLDLQVALYRDLEWVGQARCRFSCVSPAVYRRLRGEVSHRPAPDAASLPPVDPAAVGRDSAADVVLSPGSRPDTWLLRCDRSHPVLFDHPVDHVPGMVVLEAMRQASLVLTADPTAVPLSCRTDFLRFAELDRPAEVTGRIEARSPDGTTSVRVVLAQDGDIVAESVLWFRDGAGS from the coding sequence ATGCGCCACTCACTTGCCATGCTCGACGGGCCTGCCGCCGCTTGCACCGCGGGGCGCTACGAACAGCCGGTGCCGCGCGGCCTCGTCCACCGGGCCTCGGTCTCCGAAGTGTTCTTGACCAACCTTCACCAGGACCGGGCGGACGCCTTCGTGCTCAGCGCCCAGTGGCCCCGCGGACACAGCTACTACCGCAGCCGCGCCGGCCTGCACGATCCGCTGCTCTTCGCGGAGACCACCCGGCAGGCCGGGCTGCTCATCGGCCACTCCGGCTACCAGGTCCCGCTCGGGGACCAGTTCATCCTGAACGGCCTCGACTTCGACATCGCCGACGCGGGTCTGGCCTGCGGCTCGACCCCGACCGACCTGCTGCTCCAGGCGCGCTGCGACAACGTCCAGCGGCGCGGGCAGCGGCTGGTGGGGCTCGACCTGCAGGTGGCCCTGTACCGCGACCTGGAATGGGTGGGGCAGGCCCGCTGCCGCTTCAGCTGCGTCTCCCCGGCTGTCTACCGGCGGCTGCGGGGCGAGGTGTCGCACCGGCCCGCACCGGACGCGGCCTCCCTGCCCCCGGTGGACCCGGCGGCCGTGGGCCGCGACAGTGCGGCCGACGTCGTCCTCTCCCCCGGCTCCCGCCCGGACACCTGGCTGCTGCGCTGCGACCGGAGCCATCCCGTGCTCTTCGACCACCCCGTCGACCACGTCCCCGGAATGGTCGTCCTGGAGGCGATGCGCCAGGCCTCCCTCGTCCTGACGGCCGACCCCACGGCGGTGCCGCTCTCCTGCCGGACCGACTTCCTGCGCTTCGCCGAACTGGACCGGCCCGCCGAGGTCACCGGCCGGATCGAGGCGCGGAGCCCGGACGGCACCACCTCCGTCAGGGTGGTCCTGGCCCAGGACGGCGACATCGTGGCCGAGAGTGTGCTGTGGTTCCGGGACGGAGCCGGGAGCTGA